A single genomic interval of Corylus avellana chromosome ca10, CavTom2PMs-1.0 harbors:
- the LOC132164071 gene encoding uncharacterized protein LOC132164071: MEALYSKLYDKYTKLKTEKWSQLDKLSKDQEIKFVNCVNAAEELIQHLRNENDQLHAQIDDLRNEVASIRSTNDEQFADYQKNLMEESQKNKALAEELEKLQKLRQEGILGSIKDGANVNAQVISEVSNSSSRIMTRKRSRLSGSVSQDDAMQREAAKNSSKETVYSNAVVNVQQPECCRRTIDASGGALKESGSANCFFQAFVEYLVGMKLSAVTQTEGMCISALHQSSGYSFSLTWVNKAAGEEAQLLYRVLSLGTFERVAPEWMREVIIFSTSMCPVFFERVSRVIKLHH; encoded by the exons ATGGAAGCTCTATATTCGAAGCTCTACGATAAGTACACTAAACTCAAG ACAGAGAAATGGTCTCAATTGGATAAGCTAAGTAAAGAtcaagaaataaaatttgtgaATTGTGTGAATG CTGCAGAGGAGCTGATACAACActtaagaaatgaaaatgacCAATTGCATGCTCAGATTGATGACTTGAGAAATGAAGTGGCTTCAATCAG GTCCACCAATGATGAACAATTTGCTGactaccaaaaaaatttaatggaagaGAGCCAGAAGA ATAAAGCTCTTGCTGAAGAATTAGAAAAGCTCCAAAAGCTACGGCAGGAGGGAATTTTGGGTAGTATAAAGGATGGTGCAAACGTTAATGCACAAGTTATATCGGAAGTGTCCAATAGCTCATCCAGAATAATGACAAGAAAACGTAGCAGGCTTTCTGGCTCTGTGAGTCAAGATGATGCCATGCAAAGAGAAGCGGCAAAAAACTCGTCCAAGGAAACTGTGTACAGTAATGCTGTTGTAAATGTTCAGCAG CCGGAATGCTGTAGAAGAACTATTGACGCATCAG GCGGTGCCCTGAAAGAAAGCGGCTCTGCTAACTGCTTCTTTCAAGCTTTTGTTGAGTACTTGGTGGGCATGAAACTATCAGCGGTTACTCAAACTGAAGGCATGTGTATCTCAGCCCTGCATCAATCAAGTG GGTACTCATTCAGTCTAACATGGGTAAATAAAGCAGCTGGAGAGGAAGCACAACTGCTGTACCGTGTCTTATCATTGGGGACATTTGAGAGAGTAGCACCAGAATGGATGAGGGAAGTCATTATTTTCAGCACAAGCATGTGCCCAGTCTTCTTTGAAAGGGTTTCCCGTGTTATCAAACTGCACCACTAG